In Yersinia enterocolitica subsp. enterocolitica, one DNA window encodes the following:
- a CDS encoding maltoporin, with translation MKSLNQLMPLSLLILMAMSHQASAEKYDFALHGYIRSGILANSDGNRVDSVGLMPDGKWRLGNEDDTKIELVPRVTLTSDSGAVAKIQANITHQSKCTSDWNCLDEDGKAVQFREGYVEMTNLDFAPEVAFWGGKRYSSSNTSSHQFDWEYIQYNGTGGGFDNLDLGFARFDAGIYAFTPTDESKAFPVDKSDQGYPDDYSLNLWLKKIGGSPIDLEVVGHHMNNSEKHVDAAEKGYGFTGIYNFDEFYGIAGGYSKFVVQYGRGLAAGDSLGKNGWGWANLEDTQSWRVVLDGVASLGEWDIATFAYYQKDKNYRWWSSDEKGWGRTSWVAGVRPYQQITKHFAMQYEVGYEYLDDDNYKGVDGKGKGGLTKVTIAPTLTFDSGFWSRPQLRIFATYAKWDKGVSDALDGNYNWDTNSISAGGYSRSGKTDTLNFGIQAEVWF, from the coding sequence ATGAAAAGTCTGAACCAATTAATGCCTCTGTCTTTGCTCATTCTGATGGCTATGAGTCATCAGGCCAGTGCAGAAAAATATGATTTTGCATTACATGGTTATATTCGCTCCGGTATTTTGGCCAATAGCGATGGTAATCGTGTCGATTCTGTTGGTTTGATGCCTGATGGGAAATGGCGTCTTGGTAACGAAGATGATACGAAAATTGAATTAGTTCCGCGGGTTACGCTGACATCAGACTCTGGTGCAGTAGCCAAAATTCAGGCAAATATCACGCATCAAAGTAAATGTACCTCTGACTGGAACTGTCTGGATGAAGACGGCAAGGCGGTACAATTCCGTGAAGGTTATGTCGAAATGACTAACCTCGACTTTGCTCCTGAAGTGGCTTTCTGGGGGGGGAAACGCTACAGCAGCTCCAACACCTCCAGCCATCAGTTTGACTGGGAATATATTCAATACAACGGGACTGGGGGCGGGTTCGATAACTTGGACTTAGGCTTCGCACGTTTTGATGCCGGTATCTACGCCTTTACCCCAACCGATGAAAGCAAAGCATTCCCGGTGGATAAAAGTGATCAGGGTTATCCCGATGATTACTCCCTGAACCTATGGCTGAAGAAGATTGGTGGGTCACCCATTGACCTGGAAGTGGTCGGTCATCACATGAATAACAGCGAAAAACATGTTGATGCGGCGGAAAAAGGTTATGGCTTCACGGGTATTTATAATTTCGACGAATTCTATGGTATCGCTGGCGGCTATTCCAAATTCGTTGTGCAGTATGGGCGTGGGCTGGCTGCGGGAGATTCTTTGGGAAAGAACGGCTGGGGTTGGGCCAACCTGGAAGATACTCAATCCTGGCGAGTGGTGCTGGACGGGGTGGCCTCATTGGGTGAATGGGATATCGCCACCTTTGCCTACTACCAAAAAGATAAAAACTACCGTTGGTGGAGCAGCGATGAGAAAGGTTGGGGGCGGACAAGCTGGGTTGCCGGAGTTCGTCCTTACCAGCAAATTACCAAACACTTCGCAATGCAATATGAAGTGGGTTATGAGTATCTGGATGATGACAACTACAAAGGTGTTGATGGCAAAGGAAAAGGTGGCTTAACCAAAGTCACTATTGCCCCAACACTGACTTTCGATTCCGGCTTCTGGAGCCGGCCGCAACTGCGTATTTTTGCCACTTATGCCAAATGGGATAAAGGCGTATCTGATGCCCTTGATGGCAATTACAACTGGGACACCAATAGCATCAGCGCTGGAGGTTATAGCCGCAGTGGAAAAACCGACACGCTGAACTTTGGTATTCAAGCTGAAGTGTGGTTCTAA
- a CDS encoding PTS lactose/cellobiose transporter subunit IIA, which produces MGLEEQVMGIIINAGQSRSLCYEALRSAKENNFADADEKMKEAGYYAKQAHLVQTKLIEADEGEGKTKMTLVMVHAQDHLMTSILAKELVTELIDLYRSRQ; this is translated from the coding sequence ATGGGATTAGAAGAACAGGTTATGGGCATTATTATTAACGCCGGTCAGTCACGAAGCCTTTGCTATGAAGCGTTACGTAGCGCTAAAGAAAATAACTTCGCTGATGCCGATGAAAAAATGAAAGAAGCTGGATATTACGCCAAACAGGCCCATTTGGTACAAACCAAACTCATTGAAGCTGATGAAGGTGAAGGAAAAACAAAAATGACACTGGTAATGGTTCATGCTCAGGATCATTTAATGACGTCAATCCTGGCAAAAGAATTAGTGACTGAACTGATCGACCTTTACCGCTCCAGACAATAA
- a CDS encoding glycoside hydrolase family 1 protein — MTTYQFPAGFFWGAAASGPQTEGTDNKPHRSIWDSWFASHPERFFQQIGPTKVCETLHKYKEDVALMKNIGFNSFRTSIQWSRLIEDFETGKPNDDAVCFYHDYFDEMIRNGIEPIINLYHFDMPEELQNRYGGFESRHVAELFGRFAKTAFELFGHKIKYWTTFNEPIVPVEGGYLYDFHYPCKKDGKLAAQVAFNIMLAHAKAVKCYREQQLTGEIGVVLNLTPSYTRSDSPADQKAAWYADLLFNRSFLDPLVKHQFPKELCEILATHDCLPIVSKEDVCSITDSRIDFLGVNYYVPRRVKARESEYTLDYFTPEYYFENYVDPDGRFNPYRDNNEILPQAIYDIAANIRDNYDNIKWYLAEIGIAMDLASEGPIQADGVIDDSFRIGLMEEHLVQLHRAINEGANCFGVHQWTFIDNWSWINSFKRRYGFYRLDLATGERQIKRNGLWFKSLAETNQFSRQD; from the coding sequence ATGACAACATATCAGTTCCCCGCTGGTTTTTTCTGGGGGGCAGCGGCGTCTGGCCCACAGACTGAAGGCACTGACAATAAACCGCACCGATCCATTTGGGACAGCTGGTTTGCCAGTCATCCAGAGCGTTTCTTTCAGCAAATCGGCCCGACCAAAGTGTGCGAAACGCTGCACAAATATAAAGAAGACGTCGCGCTGATGAAAAACATTGGCTTTAACTCATTTCGCACGTCAATTCAGTGGTCGCGTTTGATTGAGGATTTTGAAACGGGGAAACCGAACGATGATGCGGTGTGCTTTTATCATGACTATTTTGACGAGATGATCCGCAATGGCATTGAACCAATAATTAATCTTTATCATTTTGATATGCCAGAAGAATTACAGAATCGTTATGGTGGGTTTGAATCTCGCCACGTCGCCGAGCTGTTCGGCCGTTTTGCCAAAACAGCTTTTGAACTATTTGGTCATAAAATCAAATACTGGACCACTTTCAATGAGCCGATCGTCCCAGTGGAAGGCGGATATCTGTATGACTTCCATTACCCGTGTAAAAAAGATGGCAAACTGGCCGCTCAGGTAGCATTCAATATCATGCTGGCACACGCCAAAGCGGTAAAATGTTACCGTGAACAGCAACTTACCGGAGAGATTGGTGTGGTGCTCAACCTTACACCTTCCTATACCCGTAGTGATTCGCCGGCAGACCAAAAAGCAGCTTGGTATGCCGATTTACTGTTTAACCGCAGCTTCCTCGATCCTTTAGTGAAACATCAGTTCCCCAAAGAACTGTGTGAAATACTGGCTACTCACGATTGCCTACCCATCGTCAGCAAAGAAGATGTCTGCTCAATTACCGACTCTCGCATAGATTTTTTAGGGGTAAATTACTATGTTCCACGTCGGGTAAAGGCACGCGAAAGTGAATACACCCTTGATTATTTTACCCCAGAATATTACTTCGAAAACTATGTCGATCCTGATGGTCGTTTTAACCCCTACCGTGATAATAACGAAATTCTGCCGCAGGCTATTTATGATATTGCGGCCAATATTCGTGACAATTACGACAATATAAAATGGTATCTGGCTGAAATTGGTATTGCCATGGATTTGGCATCGGAAGGGCCAATACAGGCAGATGGCGTGATTGATGACAGTTTTCGTATTGGCCTAATGGAAGAACATTTGGTTCAGTTGCATCGGGCAATCAATGAAGGAGCGAATTGTTTTGGTGTACATCAGTGGACGTTTATTGATAACTGGTCATGGATTAACTCTTTTAAACGGCGTTACGGCTTCTATCGGCTGGATTTGGCCACGGGCGAACGGCAAATAAAACGTAATGGATTGTGGTTTAAATCTCTTGCTGAAACTAACCAATTTAGCCGTCAGGATTAA
- a CDS encoding PTS cellobiose transporter subunit IIC — MGSLYSKLIDVIEQKITPMAGAIGQQKYVTSIRDGFIAALPFMIVGSFMLVFIFPPFSPDTTWRFARAWLQFSLEHRASLMLPFNFSMGIMTLFISVGIAASLARHHNLDPLTSGMLSLMAFLLVAAPLKDGQISTTYFSGQGIFTAILVAIYSTELYAVLKRHNITIRLPPEVPTGVARSFEILIPVLAVILTLHPLNLFIEAQLGMIIPEAIMSLVKPLVAASDTLPAILISVLVCQVLWFAGIHGALIVTGIMNPFWMANLSVNQAAMAASQAIPHIYVQGFWDHYLLIGGVGSTLPLALLLMRSKAVHLRTIGRMGIVPGMFNINEPILFGAPIIMNPLFFIPFVLVPMVNATLAYFALDFDLVSRVVQMTPWTTPAPIGASWAANWTFSPVILCLICMATSAVMYFPFLKAYEKQLLEQETDKATEHNATAQTDAA; from the coding sequence ATGGGTTCTCTGTACAGTAAATTAATCGACGTGATTGAACAGAAAATCACGCCAATGGCGGGCGCAATTGGCCAGCAGAAATATGTTACATCCATTCGTGATGGATTTATTGCCGCACTCCCTTTCATGATTGTCGGTTCATTCATGTTAGTTTTTATATTTCCCCCTTTCTCGCCGGATACAACTTGGCGATTTGCTCGCGCCTGGTTGCAATTTTCATTAGAACATCGTGCCAGCCTAATGCTACCTTTTAATTTCAGCATGGGGATCATGACCCTATTTATTTCGGTTGGGATCGCAGCTAGTTTAGCGCGTCACCATAATCTCGATCCTTTAACTTCGGGCATGTTGTCATTGATGGCATTCTTATTGGTTGCTGCCCCCTTAAAAGACGGACAAATATCCACGACTTATTTTTCTGGTCAGGGGATTTTTACCGCTATTTTGGTCGCTATCTATTCCACTGAGCTTTATGCCGTTCTCAAGCGCCATAATATTACTATCCGTCTGCCACCTGAAGTCCCAACCGGTGTTGCTCGCTCATTTGAGATTTTAATTCCTGTTCTGGCGGTCATCCTGACTCTGCATCCACTTAATTTATTTATTGAAGCGCAATTGGGAATGATTATTCCTGAAGCTATTATGTCGCTGGTAAAACCCTTGGTTGCAGCCTCTGATACCCTACCTGCTATTTTAATCTCGGTATTGGTTTGCCAGGTATTATGGTTTGCCGGTATTCACGGCGCGCTGATTGTCACGGGTATTATGAACCCATTCTGGATGGCAAATCTGTCTGTAAACCAGGCGGCAATGGCGGCTAGTCAGGCTATTCCACACATCTATGTGCAGGGATTCTGGGATCACTATTTACTTATTGGCGGCGTGGGTTCCACACTACCACTAGCATTGCTACTCATGCGCAGCAAAGCAGTTCATCTACGCACTATTGGCCGAATGGGTATTGTGCCTGGCATGTTCAATATCAATGAGCCTATTTTGTTTGGTGCTCCTATCATTATGAATCCATTGTTCTTTATTCCGTTTGTACTCGTGCCTATGGTCAATGCCACACTCGCCTACTTCGCACTGGATTTTGATTTGGTCTCCCGGGTAGTTCAAATGACACCTTGGACAACCCCTGCACCAATCGGTGCTTCATGGGCTGCCAACTGGACGTTTAGCCCGGTCATTTTGTGCCTGATCTGCATGGCAACCTCTGCTGTTATGTATTTCCCTTTCCTCAAGGCTTATGAAAAGCAGTTATTGGAACAGGAAACAGACAAAGCCACAGAACACAATGCAACCGCACAAACAGACGCGGCATAA
- a CDS encoding ROK family protein: protein MFHLGLDIGGTKIEAVLLDSHGEIQLRERRPTRKESYQSFMDNLLFFINEIKNKTSGKFTLGIGLPGTIDPVSGLIKNCNCLVLNGQDLTGDLTQYLKQPVFLANDADCFTLSEAVDGAGSGYNTVFGVIVGTGCGGGIVVNKKLLSGPNAITGEWGHNPLPGFMTEQDGIAQQCYCGQKNCVESFISGTGFAHRFNQQWRTQLSAEDIISAAQEKKTRALAHYHHFIDAFARSLAAVINTLDPHAIVIGGGLSNVASLYDDLPSVIKKYIFSSDCRTTLLKAKFGDSSGVRGAAWLPILQINQQI, encoded by the coding sequence ATGTTTCATCTCGGACTGGATATTGGCGGCACTAAAATTGAAGCGGTATTATTAGATTCTCATGGAGAAATACAACTACGTGAACGCCGCCCAACTCGTAAAGAGAGTTATCAAAGCTTTATGGATAACCTGCTCTTTTTTATTAATGAAATAAAGAATAAAACTAGTGGTAAATTTACACTCGGTATTGGGCTACCAGGCACAATCGATCCAGTAAGTGGCTTAATTAAAAACTGTAATTGCCTGGTACTGAATGGCCAGGATTTAACCGGGGATTTAACTCAGTATTTAAAACAACCGGTTTTTCTCGCAAATGATGCTGACTGTTTTACTCTTTCTGAAGCTGTAGATGGCGCAGGTTCTGGTTATAACACAGTATTTGGTGTAATAGTGGGTACCGGTTGTGGTGGCGGTATCGTGGTGAATAAAAAACTGCTTTCAGGGCCAAATGCCATTACCGGAGAATGGGGTCACAACCCGCTACCCGGATTTATGACGGAGCAAGATGGCATAGCGCAGCAGTGTTATTGTGGTCAGAAAAATTGTGTTGAAAGTTTTATTTCAGGAACAGGCTTTGCGCACCGTTTTAATCAACAGTGGCGCACGCAACTCAGTGCCGAAGATATTATCTCCGCCGCCCAAGAAAAAAAAACCCGCGCGCTGGCACATTACCATCATTTTATTGATGCCTTTGCCCGCAGTCTTGCGGCTGTTATTAATACGCTAGACCCTCATGCCATTGTCATCGGCGGAGGTTTATCTAACGTGGCGAGTCTTTACGACGATTTGCCCAGTGTCATCAAGAAATATATTTTCTCAAGTGATTGCCGCACAACTCTTCTGAAAGCTAAATTCGGTGACTCCAGTGGTGTACGCGGGGCTGCATGGCTGCCTATATTGCAGATAAATCAACAGATATAG
- the manA gene encoding mannose-6-phosphate isomerase, class I, whose protein sequence is MSSSLSRCFYQLDNRVKNYTWGSCTALNQLFNIPNPDGQPQAELWMGVHPAGVSTINEQGQIKALSDVIAEDKCRILGASTADRFGDLPFLLKILSAESALSIQVHPQKTQAETGFWQQQRQPHRAASPDYNDTNHKPELVYAITPFQAMNGFREVEQIIAHFKTLDIPAIAAALDTLITQPNADGLKVFFVTLMQLTPGLCQQAVRQLVSQAPACFSPELATLIHNLNQSYPDDIGVFAPLLLNCITLAPGEAMFLQPGTLHAYVKGTAIEVMASSDNVLRAGLTSKKINLSELVLCTTFTSIKPHDLLLRPSQTQEYFNYSVPVDDFRFCIFSNVESRAITANSAEIILVISGVATFHHASGETLILNAGQSAFIPAFVGQFTLTCSGKVCRVYC, encoded by the coding sequence ATGAGCAGCAGTCTATCTCGCTGTTTTTATCAACTTGATAATAGAGTTAAAAATTATACCTGGGGAAGTTGTACGGCGCTAAACCAATTGTTTAATATCCCTAATCCTGATGGACAACCACAGGCTGAGCTGTGGATGGGGGTCCACCCAGCGGGTGTGTCGACTATCAATGAGCAAGGCCAGATCAAAGCATTATCGGATGTGATCGCTGAGGATAAATGTCGAATTCTGGGGGCATCAACTGCGGATCGTTTCGGTGATCTACCTTTTTTACTGAAAATACTGTCTGCTGAAAGTGCCCTGTCTATTCAGGTTCATCCCCAAAAAACGCAGGCTGAAACCGGATTTTGGCAGCAGCAACGGCAACCACATCGCGCCGCATCACCTGATTATAATGATACTAACCATAAGCCTGAACTGGTTTATGCCATAACGCCCTTTCAGGCCATGAATGGCTTTCGGGAAGTTGAGCAGATAATTGCACACTTTAAAACACTCGATATACCCGCTATTGCTGCAGCACTCGATACTTTGATAACCCAGCCGAATGCTGACGGTTTGAAGGTGTTTTTCGTCACGCTGATGCAGTTAACACCCGGATTGTGCCAACAGGCGGTACGACAGCTGGTGAGTCAGGCTCCGGCTTGTTTCTCACCAGAACTGGCAACATTGATTCATAACCTCAATCAATCCTATCCAGATGATATCGGCGTTTTTGCTCCCTTATTGTTAAATTGCATTACTTTGGCACCAGGGGAGGCGATGTTTCTACAACCGGGTACACTTCATGCCTATGTAAAAGGTACGGCTATTGAAGTCATGGCCAGCTCTGATAATGTGCTGCGTGCGGGGCTTACCAGCAAAAAAATCAATCTTTCTGAGTTGGTGCTGTGTACGACGTTTACCTCTATAAAGCCCCATGATTTGCTCCTGAGACCCAGCCAAACCCAAGAGTACTTTAATTACAGCGTTCCGGTAGATGATTTCCGCTTTTGTATTTTCTCCAATGTGGAGAGCCGAGCTATAACGGCCAACAGCGCCGAAATTATTCTGGTCATCAGTGGCGTTGCCACATTCCATCATGCCAGTGGTGAAACATTAATATTAAACGCTGGGCAGTCTGCATTTATTCCGGCCTTCGTCGGACAATTTACCCTCACTTGTTCTGGCAAGGTTTGCAGAGTGTATTGTTGA
- a CDS encoding PTS sugar transporter subunit IIB yields the protein MKKIMLCCSAGMSTSMLVKKMVEEAEKRNLEVDIKAFGVVEFEQNVGDYQVVLLGPQVKYMQRDLQNKANAYGIKVEPINMMDYGMQKGAAILDFALSLIDNNK from the coding sequence ATGAAAAAAATCATGCTTTGTTGTTCTGCGGGAATGTCTACCAGCATGTTGGTGAAGAAAATGGTTGAGGAAGCGGAGAAAAGAAATCTTGAAGTTGATATTAAGGCTTTCGGTGTCGTGGAGTTTGAACAGAACGTTGGAGATTATCAGGTCGTTTTATTAGGGCCACAGGTGAAATATATGCAACGCGATCTACAGAATAAAGCCAATGCATACGGCATTAAAGTCGAACCCATCAATATGATGGATTACGGAATGCAAAAAGGTGCTGCGATTTTAGATTTTGCCCTTTCACTAATTGATAATAACAAATAA
- a CDS encoding PTS cellobiose transporter subunit IIC — MNIQIMNVAVALIEQRLTPFANMLTRNHHITAMRDSFALAMPFVIVGSLMVPLIFPPFSINIDGRFGTWYLLFRPILMPIFELTLGLISLIIAFGASASLAKQYRLPERLAGLTGCLAFLMFIGFKEGSAPNIFLSGMGMFTALFSSFYSIEIIRFFYRKGWCIRLPQEVPLMTRNSFQLLVPLLVIMLSISVMNALLQFSTGMMLPNLISEALRPLIIASDTLTAILISLLICQLLWFVGIHGALIVTGIMNPFWMTYLVENQEALANGVTQLPHIYLQGFWDFYLLIGGIGSTLPLVFMAMRSRSSQLKSVGKIGLIPSLFNINEPILFGFPIILNPVFLLPFIGVPMINACIAWYLTHLGVLDRAVAMLPWSMPSPLGAAWAANGSWKNMCMCLFAIFNSWMLYRPFFCVYEKQLTDLERK, encoded by the coding sequence ATGAATATCCAGATCATGAATGTTGCCGTCGCCCTGATTGAGCAGCGCTTGACTCCCTTTGCCAATATGCTTACCCGCAACCATCACATCACGGCTATGCGCGATAGCTTTGCCCTGGCAATGCCCTTTGTGATCGTAGGTAGTTTGATGGTTCCTCTGATTTTCCCACCATTTTCTATCAATATTGATGGCCGCTTCGGGACGTGGTATTTGCTATTTCGGCCAATACTGATGCCTATCTTTGAACTGACATTAGGCCTGATTTCGTTGATTATTGCCTTTGGTGCCAGTGCCAGCTTGGCTAAGCAATATCGGCTACCTGAACGGCTTGCCGGACTCACCGGCTGCCTGGCTTTTCTGATGTTTATTGGGTTCAAAGAGGGTTCCGCACCCAATATATTTTTAAGTGGGATGGGGATGTTTACAGCTTTGTTCTCAAGTTTCTATTCCATTGAAATAATAAGGTTTTTCTATAGAAAAGGTTGGTGCATACGCTTACCTCAGGAAGTCCCCCTGATGACGCGTAATAGCTTTCAGTTATTGGTACCGCTATTGGTCATTATGTTATCCATTAGCGTGATGAATGCGCTATTGCAGTTTTCGACAGGAATGATGTTACCGAATCTGATCAGTGAAGCACTCCGCCCGTTAATCATTGCCTCTGATACCCTGACAGCTATTTTGATTTCCTTACTTATTTGCCAGTTATTGTGGTTTGTTGGTATTCACGGTGCACTGATTGTCACAGGTATTATGAACCCATTCTGGATGACATATTTAGTCGAAAATCAAGAAGCTCTGGCTAATGGTGTGACCCAGCTCCCCCATATTTATCTACAAGGATTCTGGGATTTTTACTTATTAATTGGCGGCATTGGCTCAACATTGCCGCTGGTTTTTATGGCGATGCGCAGCCGCTCCAGCCAGCTCAAAAGTGTTGGGAAAATTGGTTTGATCCCCTCGCTGTTTAATATCAATGAACCCATTTTATTTGGCTTTCCAATAATCCTTAACCCTGTATTTTTATTACCATTTATTGGTGTTCCAATGATTAATGCCTGCATTGCCTGGTATCTTACTCATCTGGGGGTATTGGATAGAGCGGTTGCTATGTTGCCTTGGTCTATGCCCTCACCCTTAGGTGCGGCATGGGCTGCGAACGGTAGTTGGAAAAACATGTGTATGTGTTTGTTTGCCATCTTCAACTCCTGGATGTTATATCGCCCTTTCTTTTGTGTATATGAAAAGCAACTTACTGATTTAGAACGTAAATAA
- a CDS encoding CBM35 domain-containing protein — protein sequence MEIIQRKMLLLSLLSALASAGVMAAEQSHFEHFITRQGAQLMEGDKTFRFAGIHAPELHRIEDDARGTCKADPRGWGQYFKWPTAQEQENWIKAMVATGAKAQRVYVLSVQQENDKDCGRETHILAPSTPDGMPRLNEKAMTVYDNMIAEADKQGLRLILPFIDHWWWWGGREQLAAFYHEKPEAFYDISSKTYQAYKDVIRQVITRTNTVTGRPYYDEKAIMAWETGNELEDTNAAFLHETAAWIKNLAPHQLVVDGTYKKINDFSVNDPNVDIVSNHYYTNAGNNHPDQVTKDLTAIGGKKVYLVGEFGLLDSSELNSIMQSIVHTDVNGAKAAGGFIWGFRGHRQDGGFYWHKEYTGHYSYHLPGFPEGKANQEMDVVDLVRTASAQMSGLDTAPSLPVPEAPKLRDSQSPFAINWMGAAVGRSYDVERADSENGPWKVVGHDISDGIQAWDPAKMDLFRDDYSALTLGKTYYYRVVAKNESGKSAPSNVISITHHQKNQAPVIKLNDKATTTQDKGIALDARWQDDNLPGQGVSVKWTSSGKRQAHFCHDDQASTRVWFPAAGNYSLTFTVDDGLLKSSKVVEVAVSKATGKASADYCNFVSPQLGIKDGKVKVVKSDENQLATGDDGFLGPFVNEGDKVTWRINAPWDGAYKLHIFFNGKWGGKKNSIQVNSDNPLQIEFPETDEKGQEMVVPVQLKQGENTLGFGKFSGDWGYMFIKSLQVTAE from the coding sequence ATGGAAATTATCCAAAGAAAAATGCTGCTGCTATCCCTGTTATCAGCATTGGCAAGCGCGGGTGTGATGGCGGCTGAACAGTCTCATTTTGAGCACTTTATCACTCGTCAGGGCGCGCAGTTAATGGAGGGAGACAAGACCTTCCGTTTTGCCGGGATTCATGCGCCTGAATTACACCGCATTGAAGATGATGCTCGTGGCACCTGTAAAGCGGATCCGCGAGGGTGGGGGCAATATTTTAAATGGCCGACTGCTCAAGAGCAGGAAAATTGGATCAAGGCGATGGTGGCAACTGGTGCGAAAGCCCAGCGCGTCTACGTACTATCAGTTCAGCAGGAGAATGATAAAGACTGCGGACGTGAAACTCATATTCTGGCACCTTCCACACCGGATGGCATGCCACGGCTGAACGAAAAAGCGATGACGGTTTATGACAACATGATAGCCGAAGCTGATAAGCAAGGGTTGCGGCTTATCTTGCCGTTTATTGACCATTGGTGGTGGTGGGGCGGTCGTGAACAATTAGCGGCGTTTTATCACGAAAAACCCGAGGCATTTTACGATATTTCCAGCAAAACTTATCAGGCTTATAAAGATGTTATTCGTCAGGTTATTACCCGAACCAATACGGTTACTGGCCGCCCCTATTATGATGAAAAAGCCATTATGGCTTGGGAAACGGGTAATGAGCTGGAGGATACCAACGCGGCCTTTTTGCACGAAACGGCTGCGTGGATTAAAAATTTGGCTCCGCATCAATTAGTGGTCGACGGCACTTATAAGAAAATTAATGATTTCTCAGTTAATGATCCGAATGTCGATATTGTCAGCAATCACTATTACACCAACGCTGGCAACAACCACCCAGATCAGGTGACGAAAGACTTAACGGCTATCGGCGGCAAAAAAGTCTATCTGGTGGGCGAGTTTGGTCTGCTGGACAGCAGTGAACTGAATAGCATTATGCAGTCTATTGTGCACACCGATGTTAATGGTGCCAAGGCCGCGGGTGGCTTTATTTGGGGCTTCCGTGGGCATCGTCAGGATGGGGGATTTTACTGGCACAAAGAGTACACCGGCCACTACAGCTATCACTTACCAGGTTTCCCTGAAGGAAAGGCAAATCAGGAAATGGATGTAGTGGATCTGGTGCGCACCGCTTCTGCACAGATGTCCGGACTTGATACTGCCCCGTCATTGCCAGTACCCGAGGCACCAAAGTTACGTGATAGCCAATCACCATTCGCAATTAATTGGATGGGGGCCGCCGTTGGCCGTAGTTATGACGTAGAGCGTGCAGACAGTGAAAATGGCCCATGGAAAGTGGTAGGTCATGATATTTCTGACGGTATTCAGGCGTGGGACCCGGCCAAAATGGACTTGTTCCGCGATGATTATTCTGCTTTGACATTAGGTAAAACCTACTATTACCGCGTGGTAGCCAAGAACGAATCCGGTAAATCTGCTCCGTCCAATGTTATCAGCATTACCCATCACCAGAAAAATCAGGCTCCGGTTATTAAGCTGAATGATAAGGCGACGACCACGCAGGATAAGGGAATCGCTCTTGATGCTCGTTGGCAGGACGATAACTTGCCCGGCCAAGGTGTGAGTGTGAAATGGACGAGTAGCGGCAAGCGTCAGGCACATTTTTGTCACGATGATCAGGCTTCCACTCGTGTTTGGTTCCCAGCGGCAGGAAATTATTCACTGACTTTTACGGTGGATGATGGGTTACTGAAAAGCAGCAAAGTGGTTGAAGTTGCGGTGAGTAAAGCAACGGGTAAAGCGTCAGCGGATTACTGCAATTTTGTTAGCCCACAACTCGGTATTAAAGACGGCAAAGTGAAGGTGGTGAAGAGTGATGAAAACCAGCTCGCCACCGGAGACGATGGGTTCCTGGGGCCGTTTGTTAACGAAGGCGATAAAGTCACCTGGCGTATTAATGCGCCATGGGACGGTGCGTACAAACTGCATATTTTCTTTAATGGTAAATGGGGCGGTAAGAAAAACTCGATTCAAGTAAACAGTGATAATCCACTGCAAATTGAATTCCCGGAAACCGATGAAAAAGGTCAGGAAATGGTGGTGCCGGTACAACTAAAGCAGGGGGAGAATACCCTGGGTTTTGGTAAGTTTTCCGGTGACTGGGGCTATATGTTCATTAAGTCCTTGCAGGTGACAGCAGAATAG